From a single Leishmania mexicana MHOM/GT/2001/U1103 complete genome, chromosome 7 genomic region:
- a CDS encoding splicing factor ptsr1-like protein, protein MSQSLSRSGSQRGVATRSASRSASGSRSSSNSMRLPEPTAGSGTAAEPAAAPAAAETPAVDAGQPQAPEKEVASIFIGMGPAGRNVTLAELTEYLKSKAIDPANVKDVRLRGRCAFADTTTVGEARHLIAQLDNHDYKGKFRLAVQMSKQTMAEAKENKRKRQEARGTKQGEEAHYVNEGRQVFVNLGPAGKDIPNETIRSKIEAICPVLRFERRGYCMYADVPTAEDTKRVVAALNNMMVGEVRVLVQISTMVRKRERSPQRVRDAPRRGGDRHERDLHHHRRRSDSREGHRRHHRSRRSYTPSSRSTSSYSSRSRSHSRGRRSYSPDSEDSRERRSRRGGYHGSDRRRGGRSERSGDRRERRGDERRTRR, encoded by the coding sequence ATGTCACAGTCGCTcagtcgcagcggcagtcaGAGAGGCGTCGCCACTCGAAGTGCGTCGCGCAGTGCCtccggcagccgcagcagctctaACTCGATGCGGCTGCCGGAACCGACCGCGGGAtcgggcaccgctgccgagcctgcagccgcgcctgccgctgcggagaCCCCGGCCGTCGATGCAGGACAGCCGCAGGCGCCGGAGAAGGAGGTGGCGTCCATCTTCATTGGCATGGGTCCCGCTGGCCGCAATGTGACCTTGGCGGAGCTGACGGAATACCTCAAGTCGAAGGCGATCGACCCAGCGAACGTGAAGGATGTTCGCCTtcgcggccgctgcgcgttCGCGGACACGACGACAGTAGGGGAGGCGCGCCACCTGATCGCGCAGCTGGACAACCACGACTACAAGGGCAAGTTCCGTCTGGCGGTGCAGATGAGCAAGCAGACCATGGCCGAGGCGAAGGAGAACAAGCGCAAGCGCCAGGAGGCGCGCGGCACCAagcagggggaggaggcccACTACGTGAACGAAGGCCGTCAGGTGTTTGTGAACCTCGGCCCTGCCGGCAAGGACATCCCGAACGAGACAATTCGCAGCAAGATCGAGGCCATCTGCCCGGTTCTGCGTTTTGAGCGCCGTGGCTACTGCATGTACGCCGATGTGCCCACCGCCGAGGATACGAAGCGggtggtggcagcgctgAACAACATGATGGTTGGcgaggtgcgcgtgctggtgCAGATCAGCACCATGGTCCGCAAACGTGAGcgctcgccgcagcgcgttcGCGATGCTCCTCGCCGCGGAGGTGACCGTCACGAACGCGATttgcaccaccaccgccgccgtagcGACAGCCGCGAGGgtcaccgccgtcaccaccgctcGCGTCGCAGCTacacgccgtcgtcgcgcagcacctcttcTTACTCATCCCGCAGCCGCTCGCACAGCCGCGGTCGCCGCAGCTACTCTCCCGACTCTGAGGACTCTCGCgagcgccgcagccggcgcggagGCTACCATGGCAGCGACCGCCGTCGAGGTGGTCGTTCCGAGCGCAGCGGTGATCGtcgcgagcgccgcggcgacgagcGCCGGACGCGTCGTTGA
- a CDS encoding putative protein kinase produces the protein MDSASGISGSACRSKNDSLRVFCVVCGGYSEDLILRKSGLKCASCVGKSSNKHYTNLQKRQAKQLFSKAFPARSPTSGLDTASSVPPGDGIRTNRVFSSASSSLPAATEDCSGTTGASTVRSSALHPIEEYISGTSVYRAVMEQAFYSAENDRSARECGSGDQQTLVSGADGVTRATSDGLRKAHPENTVSGSNTNASSSAAVGDNARDMRRTPPPLVTQRQANGGAQCSDSASAKSGGDAVGKAPRCRDSLPAPSTSNLGKGTKKEPANQAPASAYKTAPLRLPPRSGPRVSKGTPRLPPSVANVSKVSAVRTVSTKSNGKGTDTSSPNGATASPPSSAIKALSTTVHCVEGQEVMSESYNGGLRDVTLPPAESAVDRDHSPPSAPRSEGARLLATSLSQNLAHPPQVPREVQGTTRQSSAIFPEASLGLSAPRAGSLDISITSSAMESGPGPRLLVPHSHADASAGAQVQQDSQGGTRRSSAATSSVAMQANTSVRPADAHGAAATGTSSLSRMPNTSGAAAAAHNNCAIAGSSSCRHRHTERDDRGGSSSDSDSSSSRVSFDTSPISSSPISAVLPAPSETVAREDGAAANGIGTKKALKGGTKSPKAGTKKRKVKVEKPVRNATGKQGAVNSPSHGLATTPLNVCIDALYITVEPVLPTSLNAPETTTSAPCGGDELPQAAMSCNDESSTTTGDTHSRCDSIRSGSFRASDGYQRQVYVVGQSGNFKVTRHIRQCSGGSDMLAGRSSAAAASLASATPTPAHPRSRQQPGSSGDTMSVGAVEVKRISYRIAVKNRNTSEVLLIQERRLYTQIIPALERVKVIAGGELPAVPMKRLPSLRFATEVFTEERRVEVEAFLQAVALSPFYIRHPEVVKLLGLEPYLTDVGAASATGAAAAKGSPSNGADAHRPSKSPRALNTKSSPPAESGTGSEATPRVRRGAAGDPKFPNRHSRDGGAGVGVTAATGGGEAGAGGLTVDALNAYCSSTTGGGGGGIADGRNFCRSQSCSSVQTSCSSVVRRRKLDEVTMEDLEHIQLGNLIGRGTFGSVYLGLVQTQRGSLMVAVKVMKVGEAVAPSEMESLQRELDVLCAARHKNIIRFLGSALNTTTRDLRVFTEYVECGTIRSLVDRFGALTMLAIQQYMQQVLSGLQYLHSLSIAHRDIKGENILVTKNGRIKLSDFGSSTGTPCKVVTAADSPSKGSSSGAADSAANDGLPVGSPQYMAPEVIHGTVKSFAAVDIWSLGCVGIEMMDRPIWRESPSTNPFVFLYRISRCGTPPHGLPTDDELAAIKAEGKKAEWEGFSLYQEFLKSCLRVDPAQRPSAAELLKHPFMTYPYPKHLRWMPPMSATSRPSASKPS, from the coding sequence ATGGACTCGGCGTCCGGCATTAGTGGCTCTGCATGCAGGTCCAAGAATGATAGTCTGCGGGTCTTCTGCGTGGTCTGCGGCGGCTACAGTGAGGACCTTATCCTCCGCAAGTCAGGCCTCAAGTGCGCGAGCTGCGTCGGGAAGTCGTCGAACAAGCACTACACTAACTTACAGAAGCGGCAGGCGAAGCAGCTCTTCTCCAAAGCCTTTCCAGCGCGGAGCCCGACTTCGGGCTTAgacaccgcctcctccgtgccACCCGGAGACGGCATCCGCACAAATCGCGTTTTCAGCTCTGCCTCTTCATCGCTACCGGCAGCCACGGAGgactgcagcggcaccaccggaGCGTccacggtgcgcagcagcgccttgcACCCTATCGAAGAGTACATCAGCGGCACCTCGGTGTACCGTGCTGTCATGGAGCAGGCATTCTACTCCGCTGAGAACGATCGTAGCGCCCGTgagtgcggcagcggcgatcaGCAGACGCTCGTGAGCGGTGCTGACGGCGTCACCAGAGCCACATCCGACGGGCTTAGAAAAGCGCATCCCGAGAACACTGTGTCTGGCTCAAACACcaacgcctcctcctcggctgcTGTCGGCGATAATGCTCGAGATATGCGTCGAACACCTCCACCCCTTGTGACTCAACGCCAAGCAAATGGCGGCGCGCAGTGCAGCGACTCGGCATCGGCGAAGAGCGGTGGAGATGCTGTCGGCAAGGCGCCGCGCTGTCGAGATTCGTTACCCGCTCCTTCAACGTCGAACCTCGGCAAAGGCACAAAGAAGGAGCCCGCCAATCAAGCTCCCGCGAGCGCCTACAAGACGGCCCCGTTGCGCctgccgccacgcagcggGCCTCGAGTGTCCAAGGGCACCCCACGTCTGCCACCGTCCGTGGCCAATGTGAGTAAGGTGTCTGCCGTGCGTACAGTCTCTACAAAGTCGAACGGAAAAGGGACGGACACGTCCTCGCCGAACGGCGCGACTGCATCCCCGCCGTCCTCCGCCATCAAGGCGTTGTCCACCACAGTCCACTGTGTTGAGGGCCAGGAGGTGATGTCCGAAAGTTACAACGGCGGGTTGCGAGATGTAACCCTGCCACCGGCCGAGTCCGCCGTCGACCGGGACCACTCTCCCCCCAGTGCGCCGCGCAGCGAAGGTGCCAGATTATTAGCAACGAGCCTTAGCCAAAACCTCGCGCATCCTCCGCAGGTGCCGCGCGAGGTGCAGGGGACCACTAGACAGTCATCGGCGATCTTTCCGGAAGCGAGCTTGGGCCTGTCAGCGCCGCGAGCAGGCAGCCTCGACATATCCATCACGTCCTCGGCGATGGAGAGCGGCCCCGGGCCACGACTGCTGGtgccgcactcgcacgcgGATGCCAGCGCGGGTGCGCAGGTCCAACAGGATTCCCAAGGTGGAACTCGGCGCTCGAGCGCAGCGACGTCGTCCGTGGCAATGCAGGCGAACACGTCGGTGAGGCCCGCTGACGCGCacggggccgccgccacaggAACGTCGTCGCTGAGTCGTATGCCGAATACCTCAggggctgccgccgctgcgcacaaCAACTGTGCTatcgccggcagcagcagctgccgacACCGGCACACGGAGCGAGACGACCGTGGAGGTTCCTCCAGCGACTCGGATTCGTCTTCGTCCCGCGTATCCTTTGACACCTCCCCCATTAGCTCATCGCCTATCTCAGCGGTATTGCCAGCACCGTCAGAGACCGTCGCCAGGGaggacggtgctgctgccaatGGGATCGGCACGAAGAAGGCGCTGAAAGGCGGCACAAAATCCCCCAAAGCAGGCACGAAGAAGCGGAAAGTAAAGGTAGAAAAGCCGGTGCGCAACGCAACGGGGAAGCAGGGGGCAGTCAACAGCCCGAGCCACGGGCTTGCGACAACGCCCCTTAACGTCTGTATCGATGCCTTGTACATAACCGTCGAGCCCGTGCTGCCAACATCGCTGAACGCTCCAGAGACGACGACATCCGCCCCTTGTGGCGGTGATGAACTGCCGCAGGCCGCCATGAGCTGCAACGATGaaagcagcaccaccaccggtgacacacacagccgctgcgACTCGATACGCAGTGGCTCCTTCCGCGCAAGCGACGGGTACCAGCGACAGGTGTACGTCGTCGGGCAGTCAGGCAACTTCAAGGTGACGCGGCACATTCGCcagtgcagcggcggtagCGATATGCTCGCCgggcggagcagcgccgccgctgcctcgctgGCGTCTGCCACGCCCACGCCGGCGCATCCGCGCAGCCGGCAGCAGCCCGGCAGCTCGGGCGACACCATGAGCGTTGGAGCGGTGGAGGTGAAGAGGATCTCGTACCGCATTGCCGTGAAAAACCGCAACACCAGCGAAGTTCTCTTGATTCAGGAGCGGCGTCTCTACACCCAAATCATACCCGCTCTTGAGCGGGTGAAGGTGATCGCGGGCGGGGAACTGCCGGCTGTGCCGATGAAGCGGCTGCCAAGTCTTCGCTTTGCCACAGAGGTGTTCACAGAGGAGCGCCGTGTAGAGGTCGAGGCGTTTCTTCAGGCTGTCGCGCTGAGCCCATTTTATATTCGCCACCCAGAGGTGGTGAAGCTGCTCGGGCTGGAACCGTACTTGACCGACGTTGGTGCGGCTTCAGCaaccggcgccgcagcggcgaaaGGTAGCCCCAGCAACGGAGCTGATGCTCATCGGCCCAGCAAATCACCGCGCGCCTTGAATACCAAatcatcgccgccggcggagagcggcaccggctccgAGGCAACACCGCGGGTACGAAGAGGGGCTGCCGGTGACCCGAAGTTTCCTAATCGTCACTCAAGAGATGGCGGGGCCGGTGTTGGAGTGACTGCGGCGactggaggcggtgaagcggGCGCTGGCGGTCTCACAGTGGACGCCCTCAACGCCTATTGCTCCTCGACTACggggggcggtggaggcggcatcGCGGATGGCAGGAATTTCTGCCGCTCGCAgagctgctccagcgtgCAAACCTCCTGCTCTTCCGTCGTGCGTCGTCGCAAGCTGGACGAGGTGACCATGGAGGACCTCGAACACATCCAGCTCGGCAACCTCATCGGCCGCGGCACTTTCGGCTCTGTCTACCTGGGGCTTGTGCAGACCCAACGTGGCTCGCTGATGGTGGCTGTGAAGGTGATGAAGGTGGGCGAGGCGGTAGCGCCGTCGGAGATGGAGAGCCTTCAACGCGAGCTGGACGTGCTGTGCGCCGCCCGGCACAAGAACATCATCCGCTTCCTCGGCAGCGCGCTAAATACGACGACACGTGACCTGCGCGTCTTCACCGAATACGTGGAGTGCGGCACCATCCGCTCTCTCGTCGATCGCTTCGGCGCCTTGACGATGCTGGCCATTCAGCAGTACATGCAGCAGGTACTGAGCGGCCTGCAGTACCTGCACAGCCTCTCGATCGCGCATCGCGACATCAAGGGCGAGAACATTCTCGTCACCAAGAATGGCCGCATCAAGCTCTCCGACtttggcagcagcaccggcacgccCTGCAAGGTGGTGACTGCTGCCGACTCCCCTTCTAaggggagcagcagcggggctGCGGACAGCGCGGCAAACGACGGCCTCCCGGTTGGCTCACCGCAGTACATGGCGCCAGAGGTGATTCATGGCACAGTCAAGTCGTTTGCCGCGGTCGACATCTGGTCACTCGGTTGCGTCGGGATCGAGATGATGGATCGGCCCATCTGGCGCGAGAGCCCAAGCACAAACCCGTTCGTCTTTCTTTATCGCATCAGCCGTTGCGGGACTCCCCCGCATGGGCTGCCAACGGACGACGAGCTCGCCGCCATCAAGGCGGAAGGCAAGAAGGCGGAGTGGGAGGGCTTCTCCTTGTACCAGGAATTTCTCAAGAGCTGCCTGCGCGTTGACCCGGCGCAGCGCCCGTCCGCGGCGGAGCTTCTCAAGCACCCCTTCATGACCTACCCATACCCGAAGCACCTCCGCTGGATGCCGCCGATGTCAGCTACCTCGAGGCCCTCAGCTTCCAAGCCTTCATGA
- a CDS encoding putative ubiquitin carrier protein: MPNPLVRLGKELKEATEHPDPDIHLELYDPSKGSDASRSSQGAGSQPPQRQPGLYTWLAILKGPPDTPFEGGSYRLVLSIPHEYPLVPPKAAFITKVFHPNVEFHTGNVCLDILKKRWSPVWTLSSVCRAILNLLAEPESDSPFNCDAGNLLRAGDMEGYASLVRYYAITDAGAPPFVEEEE; the protein is encoded by the coding sequence ATGCCCAATCCACTTGTGCGGCTCGGTAaggagctgaaggaggcgacGGAACACCCCGACCCGGACATTCATCTGGAGCTGTATGACCCCTCCaagggcagcgacgccagccGCAGTAGCCAGGGCGCTGGGTCGCAGCccccgcagcggcagcccgGGCTTTACACATGGCTGGCCATTCTCAAAGGTCCACCCGATACGCCGTTCGAGGGCGGCAGCTATCGACTGGTGTTGAGCATCCCGCACGAGTATCCGCTGGTGCCCCCGAAGGCTGCCTTTATTACGAAGGTGTTCCACCCCAACGTCGAGTTCCACACGGGCAACGTCTGCCTTGACATCCTCAAGAAGCGGTGGTCGCCGGTGTGGACGCTGAGCTCCGTGTGCCGCGCGATTCTTAATCTGCTGGCGGAGCCAGAGTCGGATAGCCCGTTCAACTGCGATGCCGGAAACCTTCTGCGCGCTGGCGACATGGAGGGTTACGCGAGTCTGGTGCGGTACTACGCCATCACCGACGCGGGAGCGCCGCCgtttgtggaggaggaggaatgA